Proteins found in one Gadus macrocephalus chromosome 23, ASM3116895v1 genomic segment:
- the enosf1 gene encoding mitochondrial enolase superfamily member 1 isoform X2 — translation MDRPGEGCDPACHRGCAERRLGPLGPSGGQAAVEAARRHEEQMLKEGYPAYTTSCAWLGYSDQQLTQLCTDALASGWSRFKVKVGAELEDDERRCRLIRQMIGPDKTLMIDANQRWDVGEAISWVTSLAPFRPLWIEEPTSPDDILGHATISKALAPLGIGVASGEQCHNRVMFKQFLQASALQFVQIDSCRLGSVNENLAVLLMAHKFQVPVCPHAGGVGLCELVQHLILFDYISVSADLNNRMCEYVDHLHEHFTSPVVIRSAHYLPPKDPGYSCEMLESSVETHQFPGGEVWANLLAKAPE, via the exons ATGg ATCGGCCCGGAGAAGGGTGTGATCCAGCTTGCCACCGCGGCTGTGCTGAACGCCGTCTGGGACCTCTGGGCCCGAGCGGAGGGCAAG CCGCTGTGGAAGCTGCTCGTCGACATG AGGAGCAGATGCTCAAGGAGGGCTACCCCGCCTACACCACCTCCTGCGCCTGGCTGGGATACTCCGACCAGCAGCTCACACAG CTCTGCACGGACGCCTTGGCCAGTGGGTGGAGTCGGTTCAAGGTGAAGGTGGGGGCGGAGCTAGAGGATGACGAGAGACGGTGCCGCCTGATTCGCCAGATGATCGGACCAGACAAGACTTTG ATGATCGATGCTAACCAGCGGTGGGATGTGGGCGAGGCCATCAGCTGGGTGACCAGCCTGGCGCCGTTTAGACCTCTGTGGATCGAGGAGCCCACCTCCCCGGACGATATCCTCGGACACGCCACCATCTctaag GCACTTGCTCCTCTGGGTATTGGTGTCGCTTCAGGAGAACAG TGCCACAACAGGGTGATGTTCAAGCAGTTCCTACAGGCGTCTGCGCTGCAGTTCGTCCAGAtcgacagctgcaggttgggCAGCGTCAACGAGAACCTGGCTGTGCTACTCATGGCTCACAAGTTCCAGG TGCCGGTGTGTCCTCATGCTGGGGGGGTGGGTCTCTGTGAGCTGGTTCAACACCTCATCCTTTTTGACTACATTTCCGTCTCAGCAGACCTCAACAACAG GATGTGTGAATACGTAGACCACCTTCATGAGCATTTCACCAGCCCGGTGGTCATCCGCAGCGCTCACTACCTCCCCCCCAAG gACCCGGGGTACTCATGCGAGATGCTGGAGTCTTCTGTGGAGACGCATCAATTCCCTGGCGGAGAGGTCTGGGCTAACCTCTTAGCCAAGGCTCCCGAGTAA